In one window of Saprospiraceae bacterium DNA:
- a CDS encoding transposase, which yields MKHWKPHLKDVHIGLVDATCYESQLRYPTDVKLLWECCEWTYGQMKRICKQSKQRIPRSKFKEQQDKYLSYQKKRKKTYQQAQIRKRALLYLLNKLLSQIEQVYQIASTRDLVLPAAYAKRIQTIQTILSQQQERFETGLPIKDRIVSIAKNYLRPIVRGKETKIVEFGAKVNCVQIDGINFIEYLSFDAFNEGTRLEQSIFLVRKLTGKCTHIAADQIYATNKNRSYCTSQNIKTNFTPKGRPGPLEPQRSQMQSLLSKERATRLEGSFGTEKDHYGLSKIKARTEANEILCIFFGIHTANAVDIGKRILRSRQTKKPA from the coding sequence ATGAAACACTGGAAACCCCATTTAAAGGATGTACATATAGGTTTGGTTGATGCAACATGTTATGAATCGCAACTTCGATATCCAACCGACGTAAAACTATTATGGGAGTGCTGCGAATGGACATATGGTCAAATGAAGAGAATTTGCAAGCAGTCTAAACAGCGAATACCACGGTCAAAATTCAAGGAACAGCAAGATAAGTACCTATCCTATCAGAAGAAACGAAAGAAGACGTATCAGCAAGCTCAAATTAGAAAGCGCGCATTACTTTATCTACTCAATAAGTTATTGAGTCAAATAGAACAAGTTTACCAAATAGCATCCACACGTGATCTTGTTTTACCTGCTGCCTATGCCAAGAGGATTCAAACGATTCAGACTATCCTGAGTCAGCAGCAGGAACGCTTTGAAACTGGATTGCCTATTAAGGACAGGATAGTAAGTATTGCTAAAAATTATCTTCGCCCAATTGTTCGGGGAAAGGAAACCAAGATCGTAGAATTTGGAGCTAAGGTGAACTGTGTTCAGATTGATGGTATCAATTTTATAGAATACCTAAGCTTCGATGCCTTTAATGAAGGCACTCGATTAGAACAAAGTATATTTTTAGTAAGAAAACTCACAGGGAAGTGCACTCACATAGCGGCGGATCAAATCTATGCCACCAATAAAAACAGATCTTATTGTACAAGCCAGAATATTAAAACAAATTTTACACCTAAAGGCAGACCAGGGCCACTAGAACCCCAGCGCAGTCAAATGCAATCCTTACTTTCTAAAGAAAGAGCAACCAGATTAGAAGGTTCATTCGGAACTGAGAAAGATCACTATGGGTTATCAAAAATAAAAGCCAGAACTGAAGCTAATGAAATTCTTTGCATTTTCTTCGGCATCCATACCGCTAATGCAGTAGACATAGGAAAAAGAATACTTAGATCAAGGCAAACAAAAAAGCCTGCGTAA